In one Winogradskyella sp. MH6 genomic region, the following are encoded:
- a CDS encoding amidohydrolase family protein produces the protein MKTLKHINIVLLMLCVTLSFAQQTPAPKQTKDFAIVGATAHIGNGDVIENSIIVVSNGKITTIGPEASTPLTRQAMDIIDAKGKHVYPGFIVSNGTLGLVEVDAVKASDDLSEMGTFNPNVRSIIAYNAESKVVESMRPNGVLLGQVVPRGGRITGTSSIVQYDAWNWEDASIKTDDGIHINWPSSFSRGRWWLGEDPGLKPNKNYDKQVKELTDYFSEAKAYNNGNKATKHLPYDAMSGLFNGSQHLYINADDAKSITDAVNFAKAQGISKVTIVGGYQAIEVADVLKQNNISVMLRRVHSLPELEDHDYDYNFKQAQQLVDAGVLVSLETSGDMERMNSRNLPFYAGTTVAHGLTKEEALQLITLNAAKIMGIDDMYGSLEVGKSATLFISEGDALDMRTNKLTHAFIDGRNVSLETHQTKLWKRYSEKYKNQEN, from the coding sequence ATGAAAACATTAAAACATATAAATATTGTTCTTTTAATGCTGTGTGTTACTTTAAGTTTTGCACAGCAAACACCTGCACCAAAGCAAACCAAGGATTTTGCTATTGTTGGTGCTACTGCACACATTGGTAATGGAGACGTTATTGAAAACAGTATCATCGTGGTAAGTAATGGTAAAATAACAACGATTGGTCCTGAGGCTTCTACTCCACTGACCAGACAAGCCATGGATATCATTGACGCCAAAGGCAAACACGTTTATCCAGGTTTTATAGTTTCTAACGGAACCTTAGGATTGGTTGAAGTTGATGCTGTTAAAGCATCTGATGACCTTTCTGAAATGGGTACTTTTAACCCTAATGTTCGTAGTATCATTGCTTATAACGCAGAGTCTAAAGTTGTAGAATCTATGCGACCTAATGGTGTATTACTAGGCCAAGTAGTGCCTCGTGGAGGACGTATTACAGGAACCTCATCTATTGTACAATACGATGCATGGAACTGGGAAGATGCATCTATAAAAACAGACGATGGTATACACATTAACTGGCCAAGTAGTTTTAGTCGTGGTCGTTGGTGGCTAGGTGAAGATCCTGGGCTTAAGCCAAACAAAAATTACGACAAACAAGTAAAAGAGCTTACAGATTACTTTAGTGAAGCTAAAGCCTACAATAATGGCAACAAAGCAACAAAGCACTTACCTTATGATGCTATGTCTGGTCTGTTTAATGGTAGTCAGCATTTATACATCAATGCAGATGATGCCAAAAGCATCACAGACGCTGTTAACTTTGCAAAAGCACAAGGTATTAGCAAAGTAACTATTGTAGGAGGCTACCAAGCCATTGAAGTTGCAGATGTTTTAAAGCAAAATAATATCTCTGTAATGTTACGACGTGTACACTCATTACCAGAATTAGAAGACCATGACTATGACTACAACTTCAAACAAGCTCAACAACTAGTTGATGCTGGTGTTTTGGTGTCTCTTGAAACTAGTGGAGATATGGAGCGTATGAATTCTAGAAATCTACCTTTCTATGCTGGCACTACAGTAGCTCACGGATTAACTAAAGAGGAAGCGCTTCAATTAATAACATTAAATGCAGCCAAAATAATGGGAATTGACGATATGTACGGAAGCTTAGAAGTTGGCAAAAGTGCAACACTTTTTATTAGCGAAGGTGATGCTTTAGATATGCGAACCAATAAGTTGACACATGCGTTTATTGATGGCAGAAACGTTAGTTTAGAAACACATCAAACAAAGCTTTGGAAACGTTATTCTGAAAAGTATAAAAATCAGGAAAACTAG
- a CDS encoding TrmH family RNA methyltransferase, which produces MSYKSISSSQNPLIKELYQLKEKSRQRKKTGQFLIEGKRELSLAIKGGYKIETLLFFPDLFSESEAKAMSQYGIEIIEISKEVFQKLAHRDTTEGVIAVVKSKTHLLEDLKLSNKNPLILVAEAPEKPGNVGALLRTADAANVDAVIIANPKSDLYNPNIIRSSVGCVFTIEIAMASTTEAIDFLKHYNFNIFSAILQESQPYHTQDYTLPTAIVVGTEATGLTQEWRDAATQNISIPMQGVIDSMNVSVAAGILIFEAKRQRDFK; this is translated from the coding sequence ATGTCTTATAAATCAATTTCAAGCTCACAAAACCCGTTGATTAAAGAACTTTATCAGTTAAAGGAAAAATCCAGACAACGAAAAAAAACAGGTCAGTTTTTAATTGAAGGTAAACGAGAGTTATCTCTTGCGATAAAAGGAGGCTATAAAATTGAAACACTTCTATTTTTTCCTGATTTATTTTCCGAAAGTGAAGCCAAAGCTATGTCTCAATATGGTATTGAAATCATTGAAATTTCAAAAGAGGTCTTTCAAAAATTGGCACATCGTGATACTACTGAAGGTGTTATTGCAGTAGTAAAAAGCAAAACACATCTGCTTGAAGACTTAAAACTCAGCAACAAAAACCCTTTAATTCTAGTTGCTGAAGCACCCGAAAAACCTGGTAATGTTGGCGCTTTATTAAGAACTGCTGATGCTGCTAATGTAGATGCTGTTATTATTGCCAACCCAAAGTCAGATTTATACAATCCTAACATTATTCGCTCTAGTGTTGGCTGTGTCTTTACAATTGAAATTGCGATGGCAAGCACTACAGAAGCTATTGATTTTTTAAAACATTATAATTTCAATATTTTTTCTGCCATTCTACAAGAATCTCAACCATATCATACACAAGATTATACCTTACCAACTGCCATCGTAGTTGGTACAGAAGCAACAGGATTAACCCAAGAATGGCGAGATGCCGCAACCCAAAACATTAGTATACCAATGCAAGGCGTTATCGATTCTATGAATGTATCTGTTGCCGCAGGAATTCTTATTTTTGAAGCTAAAAGACAACGAGACTTTAAATAA
- a CDS encoding M48 family metallopeptidase — MTADILFYIIIAIILINFIKDKILDALNAKHFNDAVPAEINDVYDENEYKKSQAYKKVNYKFGIWASLFSLVLTLGFLLLDGFEYVDTIARSYSDNPILIGLIFFGIIMIASDIITTPFAYYKTFVIEEKFGFNKTTKKTFILDKIKGLLMTVIIGGGIIALIIWFYQLTKSQFWLYAWGIVTIFTIFMNMFYSRLIVPMFNKQTPLEDGELRNKISDYAKSVGFSLNKIFIIDGSKRSTKANAYFSGFGSEKRVTLYDTLVNDLDDEEIVAVLAHEVGHYKRKHIIFNLVSSVLLTGLTLYILSIFISNPLLSNAIGVETPSFHVGLIAFGLLYSPISEVTGLIMNYVSRVFEYQADDYAINTYKAEPLITSLKKLSKNSLSNLTPHKAYVFMHYSHPTLLERVRNLRK; from the coding sequence ATGACCGCTGACATTCTTTTCTACATTATAATAGCCATCATTCTTATCAACTTCATAAAGGATAAAATTCTAGATGCGTTAAATGCCAAACATTTTAACGATGCTGTTCCTGCTGAAATAAACGATGTTTACGATGAAAACGAATACAAAAAATCACAGGCTTACAAGAAAGTCAATTATAAATTTGGTATTTGGGCATCATTATTTTCATTAGTGCTAACACTTGGTTTTCTGTTATTAGATGGTTTTGAATATGTAGATACTATTGCCAGAAGTTACTCTGATAATCCTATTCTAATTGGTTTAATTTTCTTTGGCATTATTATGATTGCTAGCGATATTATTACCACACCATTTGCATACTATAAAACCTTTGTAATTGAAGAAAAATTCGGGTTCAACAAAACCACAAAAAAGACTTTTATTTTAGATAAAATCAAAGGTCTTTTAATGACTGTCATAATTGGTGGTGGTATCATAGCTTTGATTATTTGGTTTTATCAACTCACCAAAAGTCAATTTTGGCTTTACGCTTGGGGAATTGTCACAATATTCACAATATTTATGAATATGTTTTATTCGCGATTAATCGTACCAATGTTCAACAAACAAACACCTTTAGAAGACGGAGAATTACGCAACAAGATTTCCGATTATGCCAAGTCAGTAGGTTTTAGTCTGAACAAAATTTTTATCATTGATGGCTCTAAACGCAGTACTAAAGCCAATGCTTATTTCTCTGGTTTTGGAAGCGAAAAACGCGTTACACTCTACGATACTTTGGTCAATGATTTGGACGATGAAGAAATTGTTGCGGTTTTAGCACACGAAGTTGGACACTATAAGCGCAAGCATATCATTTTCAATTTGGTTTCTTCCGTTTTACTTACAGGACTAACACTATATATATTATCAATTTTTATTTCAAATCCATTGTTATCAAATGCCATTGGAGTTGAAACACCGAGTTTCCATGTTGGGTTGATTGCTTTTGGGTTACTCTACTCACCTATTTCAGAGGTTACAGGCTTAATTATGAATTACGTTTCAAGAGTTTTTGAATATCAAGCCGATGATTACGCCATAAATACTTACAAAGCCGAACCTTTAATTACATCTTTAAAAAAACTGTCTAAAAACAGTTTAAGTAACTTAACTCCTCACAAAGCTTATGTGTTTATGCATTATTCGCATCCTACGTTATTGGAGCGTGTTAGAAATTTAAGAAAGTGA
- a CDS encoding CPBP family intramembrane glutamic endopeptidase, whose protein sequence is MLKNPSERKEAWKTIFLFLALVVALTSPFHYAIVNLFPSRIYVGAIMWCPAIAAFITLKIKGRKISSLNWNWGNWKYIRLSYFVPALYAIITYLLIWILGFGNLANKASITEWGKELGLFGIGTLSSTSITIIAIILLGTVEVIRASATTLGEEIGWRGFFIYELRKVLSFTGVSVVSGVIWAAWHWPLLVYYSSNVLLEFITFFIVIISMSFIMAYYTFKSKSLWPAVLFHAVSNVYIQKILPPLTIKTQGAEYWHGENGIMFAIVTCVFGIYFWRKAIKEKL, encoded by the coding sequence ATGCTTAAAAATCCTTCTGAAAGAAAAGAAGCTTGGAAAACAATCTTTCTATTTCTTGCCTTAGTTGTTGCCCTTACATCACCTTTTCATTATGCCATAGTAAATTTATTTCCTTCAAGAATATATGTTGGTGCCATAATGTGGTGTCCTGCAATAGCAGCATTTATTACCTTAAAAATAAAAGGGCGCAAAATTTCATCTTTAAATTGGAATTGGGGAAATTGGAAATACATCCGACTCTCGTATTTTGTTCCTGCATTATATGCTATAATCACTTATTTACTTATCTGGATTTTAGGCTTTGGAAACTTAGCCAACAAAGCATCCATTACAGAATGGGGAAAAGAACTTGGTTTGTTTGGTATTGGCACATTAAGTTCAACATCTATAACGATCATAGCCATCATCTTATTAGGAACCGTAGAAGTAATAAGAGCATCAGCAACAACATTAGGAGAAGAAATAGGTTGGAGAGGCTTTTTTATTTACGAATTAAGAAAAGTACTTTCCTTTACAGGTGTATCCGTTGTTAGTGGAGTTATTTGGGCAGCATGGCACTGGCCACTACTTGTTTACTATAGCAGTAATGTACTATTAGAATTTATAACATTCTTTATCGTAATTATTTCTATGTCTTTTATTATGGCCTACTACACTTTTAAATCTAAAAGTCTTTGGCCTGCAGTACTTTTTCATGCGGTAAGCAATGTGTACATTCAAAAAATATTACCACCTCTAACAATTAAAACCCAAGGTGCAGAATATTGGCATGGTGAAAACGGAATTATGTTTGCCATTGTTACCTGTGTTTTTGGAATTTACTTTTGGCGAAAAGCCATTAAAGAAAAGTTGTAA
- a CDS encoding DUF6503 family protein has translation MKKAISLLLIIVLFSACKNKNQTESTVVNEVKKEDIITSIYPESITKVFNAHGGIDTWNTMKLLSFTMEKPNGKEVTILNLKTRAEVIETPDYKMGYDGTTQWVLEKDNKPYKGNAKFYKGLMFYFYAMPFVLGDDGIMYEDIEPLTFEDKAYPGILISYESGVGESPDDQYKIYYDKATGEMAWLGYTVTFGKDEKSKDFHFIRYNNWQTVNGLKLPESIDWYKYENSLPTEKRTTVMFTDVLLSKKAPEDSIFKIPEGAKTIK, from the coding sequence ATGAAAAAAGCAATTTCCCTTTTACTTATAATCGTACTGTTTTCAGCTTGTAAAAACAAAAATCAAACAGAGTCTACTGTTGTAAATGAGGTTAAAAAAGAAGACATAATAACAAGTATTTACCCAGAATCAATTACTAAAGTGTTTAATGCACATGGCGGAATAGATACTTGGAATACCATGAAGTTACTTTCCTTTACCATGGAAAAACCAAACGGAAAAGAAGTAACTATTTTAAATCTAAAAACAAGAGCTGAAGTTATTGAAACACCAGATTATAAAATGGGTTACGATGGTACTACACAATGGGTTCTAGAAAAGGACAATAAACCATACAAAGGCAACGCCAAATTTTATAAAGGTCTTATGTTTTATTTTTATGCAATGCCTTTTGTTTTAGGAGATGATGGTATTATGTATGAAGATATTGAACCACTTACTTTTGAGGATAAAGCATATCCAGGAATTTTAATTTCTTACGAATCTGGAGTTGGTGAGTCACCAGATGACCAGTATAAAATTTACTATGATAAAGCCACTGGAGAAATGGCATGGTTAGGATATACAGTGACTTTTGGTAAGGATGAAAAGAGTAAAGACTTTCACTTTATTCGCTATAACAATTGGCAAACCGTTAATGGTTTAAAATTGCCTGAGTCTATAGATTGGTATAAGTACGAAAATAGCCTGCCAACTGAAAAACGAACTACAGTTATGTTTACTGATGTTTTATTATCTAAAAAAGCACCAGAGGACTCTATTTTTAAAATACCAGAAGGTGCTAAAACTATAAAGTAG
- a CDS encoding T9SS type A sorting domain-containing protein — MKKTLLLIVISLFFSFKTYSQIGIGQPIDLIMCDNNFDGIATFDLTVNDAIVLGSQNPADFIITYHETLLDANNGTNAIAVSTTYTNVSNPQTLYIRVEELATGNYETTSFQLMVEANLLPNFPNVYEICNGSSVVVDTGLEGQPFEITWYQDGFYLQDETNPSLVVNQPGVYGVLVYALSGNCEYYESFEVIETQYDSLSNPSSQEICDEDGDGFATFDLQTTIDEIQANIQNPLATVTFHSSLADADMGVNEFGSIFTNYVPYNQTVFVRVASSTGSCYGVVTLDLVVEVGCLPLNSVTLYGCSTDPNGITTFDLTSLNSEIVNGDNEANYQYSYYVSETNAIAQVNEIASPTNYTNTSNPQTIYVRVEANVSGNNSITTMTLNVLESPEVISDTTYTICDGQEIVLNPSPNSNGNWIFNWSTFENTPEIVVSEAGIYTVEVQSSEESCLEIVTFEVLTTDPPTIVEVATDLTSCEPNAVFDLTSNLSEILNGLDETQFTVSYFNDIASVYSNSNVITSPATYTLQSTIETIYVRVQNIANECFSIASFNISTDASCPLVFSCNEGPITNSFCYENNNQMQYTYESADGIPLQVLFLEGRVEGAFDELIILDSDGVTNLNPTATTYGNGGDLSGLLFTSTGSSITIFVQSDSTVSCQSQNYTSISYEVYCVDPNALPSCLEALSGFSDGATDVNENIDISWSPAIGVVLGYTISVGLTPGGTEVLDNVDVGNVLEYELETLEFETTYYVTVLPYNTNGTAENCNEYSFTTRANPYQTLVCEDGPVNITHCYSNDDTTEFGFQSSDGQPLTIVFNAGSTEVNYDPVQIIDSDGTVLNPNLEYGNSGDFTGLTYTSTGDNLTVRFDSDFSISCGEGSACCTAPFDFDVFCASTVGYIQVNAFVDANTNGVLDAGENGFTNGYFTYELNGDGIVNSVNSSTGSFQIISYNDTDSYDIDLNFYDESAECFDVATSSFTNISVVAGETVTINFPVVEAQGCEDLAVYIINSWSPPRPGFTYNNYLYLENMGFTSIASGTVEFTLDSQLLLNSTFNVNPAYTITNTANGFTVDFVNLQPGEVEFIGISITCPVGVALDDVVTNTTTYLTDNNDLVADNNYSSWSEVVIGSYDPNDKMEAHGSEIVYDDFVVSDEWLYYTIRFQNLGTAPAELVRIEDALNAQLDESTFQMLRSSHDYVVTRTGKDLEWYFDNINLPAEQDDADGSIGFVYFRIKPQSGYAVGDIIPNTAAIYFDYNAPVITNRFDSMFIEPLSINDFDNVEVRVYPNPAKDMVTVTLSQNILNTTEVSLVDIQGKTINIPRKEFNGTVELDVSSLNAGLYFIQLRSGNNIIIEKLIVE, encoded by the coding sequence ATGAAAAAAACATTACTCTTAATTGTTATTTCCCTTTTCTTTTCCTTTAAAACATACAGCCAAATTGGTATAGGTCAACCAATTGATTTAATAATGTGCGATAATAATTTCGATGGCATTGCAACTTTTGATCTTACTGTTAATGATGCAATTGTTTTAGGCAGTCAAAATCCTGCAGATTTTATTATAACGTATCATGAAACTTTACTTGATGCCAATAATGGAACCAATGCTATTGCTGTGTCTACAACATATACAAATGTCTCAAATCCCCAAACATTATACATTAGAGTAGAAGAATTGGCTACAGGTAATTATGAAACAACTAGTTTTCAATTAATGGTGGAAGCCAACCTACTACCAAACTTTCCGAATGTTTATGAAATTTGCAATGGCTCATCAGTTGTTGTAGATACTGGTTTAGAAGGGCAGCCGTTTGAAATTACTTGGTATCAAGATGGTTTTTATTTACAAGATGAAACAAATCCTTCCTTAGTGGTTAATCAGCCAGGTGTTTATGGCGTTTTGGTATATGCTTTATCAGGTAATTGTGAATATTATGAATCTTTTGAGGTTATAGAAACTCAATACGACAGTCTTTCAAACCCATCATCGCAAGAAATCTGTGACGAAGATGGTGATGGTTTTGCCACTTTTGATTTACAGACCACAATAGATGAAATACAAGCTAATATTCAGAATCCTTTAGCTACTGTAACATTTCATTCTTCTTTAGCAGATGCAGACATGGGAGTTAATGAGTTTGGTTCAATTTTCACCAATTATGTGCCTTACAATCAAACCGTGTTTGTAAGAGTAGCTTCGTCTACTGGTAGTTGTTATGGTGTGGTTACATTAGATCTAGTGGTAGAAGTAGGTTGCTTGCCATTAAACTCTGTGACCTTGTATGGATGTTCTACCGATCCTAATGGTATTACTACCTTCGATTTAACATCTTTAAATTCTGAAATTGTTAACGGAGATAATGAAGCTAATTATCAATATTCCTATTACGTTTCAGAAACGAATGCTATTGCTCAGGTAAATGAAATTGCAAGTCCAACAAATTATACAAATACGAGCAATCCTCAAACCATCTATGTAAGAGTAGAAGCTAATGTGAGTGGTAACAACAGTATCACAACGATGACATTAAATGTGTTAGAAAGCCCTGAAGTTATTTCAGATACCACTTATACGATTTGTGATGGACAAGAAATAGTATTGAATCCATCTCCAAATTCAAATGGTAATTGGATTTTTAATTGGAGTACATTTGAAAATACACCAGAAATTGTTGTAAGTGAAGCCGGAATTTATACCGTAGAAGTACAATCTTCTGAAGAAAGTTGTTTGGAAATTGTAACTTTTGAAGTATTAACTACCGACCCTCCAACAATAGTAGAAGTAGCAACGGATTTAACGAGTTGCGAGCCTAATGCTGTTTTTGATTTAACTTCTAATTTATCTGAAATTTTGAACGGTTTAGATGAGACGCAATTCACAGTTTCATATTTCAATGACATTGCTTCGGTATATTCTAATAGCAATGTTATAACGTCACCTGCAACTTATACCTTACAATCTACTATAGAGACCATTTATGTAAGAGTTCAAAATATAGCTAATGAATGTTTTTCAATTGCTAGTTTTAATATATCAACAGACGCATCATGTCCTTTAGTATTTAGTTGTAACGAAGGACCAATTACCAATAGTTTTTGTTATGAAAATAATAATCAAATGCAGTATACTTACGAAAGTGCTGACGGTATTCCGTTACAGGTTCTTTTCTTAGAAGGAAGAGTAGAAGGTGCTTTTGACGAATTAATTATTTTAGATTCTGATGGTGTTACCAATCTAAACCCAACAGCAACAACGTATGGTAATGGTGGTGATCTGTCAGGTTTGTTATTTACGTCTACTGGTAGTAGTATTACAATTTTTGTGCAATCAGATAGTACTGTTTCTTGTCAGTCTCAAAACTACACATCCATCAGTTATGAGGTATACTGTGTAGATCCTAATGCATTACCTAGTTGTTTAGAAGCGCTTTCGGGATTTTCAGATGGAGCAACAGATGTTAATGAGAACATTGATATTAGTTGGAGTCCAGCTATTGGTGTCGTTTTAGGTTATACAATTTCAGTAGGTCTTACTCCAGGCGGAACAGAGGTTCTTGATAATGTAGATGTAGGTAATGTATTAGAATATGAATTAGAAACCCTAGAATTTGAAACCACATATTATGTAACTGTTTTACCATATAATACAAACGGTACAGCCGAAAACTGTAATGAATATAGTTTTACAACGAGAGCAAACCCATACCAAACATTAGTTTGTGAGGATGGTCCGGTAAATATAACCCATTGTTATAGTAATGATGATACCACAGAGTTTGGTTTCCAAAGTTCGGATGGACAGCCATTAACTATTGTTTTTAATGCTGGTTCTACTGAGGTTAATTATGATCCTGTACAAATCATAGATTCTGATGGAACAGTTTTAAACCCAAACCTTGAGTACGGTAATAGTGGAGATTTTACAGGGTTAACTTATACATCTACAGGAGATAACCTAACCGTTAGATTCGATTCTGATTTTAGTATTAGTTGTGGTGAAGGTAGTGCTTGCTGTACGGCTCCGTTCGATTTTGATGTGTTTTGTGCTTCAACAGTTGGGTATATTCAGGTTAATGCGTTTGTAGATGCTAATACAAATGGAGTTTTAGATGCAGGAGAAAACGGATTTACAAATGGTTATTTTACGTACGAACTTAATGGTGATGGTATCGTAAACTCAGTAAATTCATCAACCGGAAGTTTCCAAATCATCAGTTATAATGATACCGATTCTTATGATATTGATTTAAACTTTTATGATGAGTCAGCCGAGTGTTTTGATGTTGCAACTTCGAGTTTTACCAATATTTCAGTTGTTGCAGGTGAAACCGTAACGATTAATTTTCCTGTTGTTGAAGCTCAGGGTTGCGAAGATCTTGCTGTGTATATAATCAATAGTTGGTCACCACCAAGACCTGGATTTACCTATAATAACTATCTGTATCTTGAGAATATGGGCTTCACTAGCATTGCTTCCGGAACGGTTGAGTTTACATTAGATTCTCAACTTTTATTGAACAGTACTTTTAACGTAAATCCGGCTTATACTATTACAAACACAGCTAACGGTTTTACAGTAGATTTTGTAAATCTACAACCTGGTGAAGTTGAATTTATAGGGATTTCTATTACATGTCCTGTTGGTGTAGCACTAGATGATGTTGTTACCAATACAACAACGTATCTAACAGATAATAACGATTTAGTAGCAGATAATAATTATTCGTCCTGGTCTGAAGTGGTTATTGGGTCCTACGATCCTAATGATAAAATGGAAGCTCATGGATCAGAAATAGTTTACGACGATTTTGTAGTGTCGGATGAGTGGTTGTACTATACAATTCGTTTTCAGAATTTAGGAACAGCACCAGCCGAACTTGTAAGAATTGAAGATGCCTTAAATGCCCAGTTAGACGAATCAACATTTCAGATGCTTCGCTCTAGTCACGATTATGTTGTAACCAGAACTGGTAAAGATCTAGAATGGTATTTTGATAATATTAATTTACCAGCTGAACAAGATGATGCAGATGGCAGTATAGGGTTTGTGTACTTTAGGATAAAACCACAATCTGGTTATGCAGTTGGTGATATTATACCAAACACGGCAGCAATTTATTTTGATTATAACGCACCAGTTATAACCAACCGTTTTGATTCTATGTTTATAGAACCATTATCTATAAATGATTTTGATAATGTTGAGGTTCGTGTTTATCCAAATCCAGCAAAAGATATGGTTACAGTAACATTAAGTCAAAATATATTGAATACTACAGAAGTATCTTTAGTAGACATTCAAGGTAAGACGATTAATATTCCAAGAAAAGAATTTAATGGTACTGTTGAATTAGATGTATCTTCTCTAAATGCAGGTTTATATTTTATTCAATTAAGAAGTGGGAATAACATTATTATTGAAAAACTGATTGTTGAATAA